GGAGCATCTGACGGACGATGACCTCGATGTGCTTGTCGTGGATCGGCACACCCTGCGAGCGGTACACGCCCTGGACGCCGCCGACGAGGTAACGCTGCACCTCGCGAGCACCCATGACACGCATGACCTCCTTGGGGTCGAGCGTTCCGACGAGCAGCGGCTGACCGACGGTGACGTGCTGGCCGTCCTCGACGAGAAGCGTCGCACGCTTCAGCACCGGGTAGACCACCTCTTCGTCACCGTTGTCGGGCGTGAGGATGACCTTCTTGGCCTTGTCCGTCTCGTCGATCGTGATGCGGCCATCGGCCTCGGCGATCGGCGACGCGGCCTTCGGCGTACGAGCCTCGAAGAGCTCCTGCACACGGGGCAGACCCTGCGTGATGTCATCCGCCGATGCGGAACCACCGGTGTGGAAGGTACGCATCGTCAGCTGGGTACCGGGCTCACCGATCGACTGTGCGGCGATGATGCCGACGGCCTCTCCGATGTCGACGGTCTTGCCGGTCGCGAGCGAACGGCCGTAGCACTGCGCGCAGACACCGACCGCGGAGTCGCAGGTCAGGACCGAGCGCACCTTGATCGTCTCGACGCCCAGGCCGACCAGCTTGTCGATCAGCACATCGCCCACGTCGTCACCGGCAGCGGCGAGGACCTCGCCCTTGCTGTCGACCACGTCGGAGGCCAGGGTACGAGCGAACACCGAGTTCTCGACGTTCGCATCGCGCACCAGCTCGCCCTGCGAGTTCGGAGCGGCGATCGGGAGCTCGAGGCCCTTCGACGTGCCGCAGTCCTCTTCGCGGATGATGACGTCCTGCGAGACATCCACCAGACGACGGGTCAGGTAACCCGAGTCGGCGGTACGCAGAGCGGTGTCGGCGAGACCCTTACGGGTACCGTGCGTCGCGATGAAGTACTCCGCCACCGACAGACCCTCGCGGTACGAGGAGATGATCGGACGCGGGATGATCTCACCCTTGGGGTTGTTCACCAGACCACGCATACCCGCGATGTTGCGGATCTGCAGCCAGTTACCACGAGCACCCGACGACACCATGCGGTTGATGGTGTTGTCCTCCGGGAAGTTCGCCCGCATCGCGGCCTGAACCTCATCGGTCGCCTCGGTCCAGATCTTGATGAGCTCCTGACGACGCTCCGTGTCGGTCGTGAGGCCCTTCTCGTACTGGGACTGGACCTTCGCGGCCTGCTTCTCGTAGCCGGCGACGATCTCCGCCTTGTTCGGAGGCGTCAGGATGTCGCTCAGGGCGACGGTCACACCCGAGCGCGTGGCCCAGTAGAAACCGGCGTCCTTGATGCGGTCCAGCGACGCAGCCGTCTCGACCTTGGGGTACTCCTCGGCCAGCTTGTTGACGATCTGCGACAGCTTGTTCTTGTCAGCCTGCTCGCGGACGAACGGGTAGCCCTTCGGCAGCGTGTCGTTGAAGATCGCCTGTCCGAGCGATGCGTCGACGAGTCCGTGACGCTCGTAGCCCTCGGGCGCTTCGCCCTCGAGGAACGTCAGACCCGGGATGCGGATGCGGACCTTGGCCTGCAGGTCGAGGGTTCCCTCGTCCTTCGCCAGGATCGCCTCGCCCACCGAACCGAATGCACGGCCCTCACCGGCTGCGCCCGCCTTGACCGTGGTCAGGTGGTGCAGACCGATGATCATGTCCTGCGAAGGCAGGGTGACCGGGCGTCCGTCGGACGGCTTCAGGATGTTGTTCGACGCGAGCATCAGCACGCGGGCCTCGGCCTGAGCCTCGACCGACAGCGGCAGGTGGACAGCCATCTGGTCACCGTCGAAGTCGGCGTTGAACGCCGCGCAGACGAGCGGGTGCAGCTGGATGGCCTTGCCCTCGACGAGCTGAGGCTCGAAGGCCTGGATGCCCAGACGGTGCAGGGTGGGTGCACGGTTGAGCAGCACCGGACGCTCGCGGATGATCTCCTCGAGCACGTCCCAGACCTCGGGACGGGTGCGCTCGACGGCGCGCTTGGCTGCCTTGATGTTCTGCGAGTGACCGAGGTCGATCAGGCGCTTGATCACGAACGGCTTGAAGAGCTCCAGAGCCATCTGCTTGGGCAGACCGCACTGGTGCAGCTTCAGCTGCGGGCCGACGATGATGACCGAACGGCCCGAGTAGTCGACGCGCTTGCCGAGCAGGTTCTGGCGGAAACGACCCTGCTTGCCCTTCAGCATGTCGCTGAGGGACTTCAGGGCACGGTTGCCGGTACCGGTGACCGGGCGACCACGGCGACCGTTGTCGAACAGTGCGTCGACGGCCTCCTGCAGCATCCGCTTCTCGTTGTTGACGATGATCTCGGGAGCACCGAGATCGATCAGACGACGCAGACGGTTGTTGCGGTTGATCACACGACGGTAGAGGTCGTTGAGGTCGGAGGTCGCGAAGCGGCCACCGTCGAGCTGGACCATCGGGCGCAGCTCCGGCGGGATCACCGGGACGACGTCGAGGACCATGGCGGCCGGGCTCATGCCGGTCTCCAGGAACGAGTTGACGACCTTCAGACGCTTGATCGCGCGGATCTTGCGCTGACCCTTGCCCTCGGAGATCTGCAGGTGCAGGCTCTCCGCCTCGGCTGCCAGGTCGAACGCCGCGAGGCGACGCTGGATCGACTCGGCGCCCATGTAGGCCTCGAAGTACTGACCGAAGCGGTCCTGCAGCTCGTGGAAGACGTCGTCCTCGGGGCGCAGAGCGCCGACCTCGAGCGTGCGGAAGTCCTCCCACACGCGCTCGAGCTTGGCGATCGCCTCGTCGGCACCCTTGCGGATGAGCGACATCTCCTTCTCGGCGGCGTCCTTGACCTTCTTCTTCGCGTCGGCCTTGGCGCCCTCCGCCTCGAGGGAAGCGAGCTCCTCCTCCAGGCGAGCCAGGCGCTCGGCGATCTTCGCGTCGCGACGGTCTCCGAGCGTCTTCAGCTCGAGACGGATGTTGTTCTCCTGCGTGCCCAGGTCGCGGTGACGAGCATCCTCATCGACCGAGATGACCATGTAGGCGGCGAAGTAGATGACCTTCTCGAGGTCCTTCGGCGCCATGTCGAGCAGGTAGCCCAGACGCGAGGGGACACCCTTGAAGTACCAGATGTGGGTGACGGGAGCGGCGAGCTCGATGTGACCCATGCGCTCACGACGGACCGAGGACTTGGTGACCTCGACGCCGCAGCGCTCGCAGACGATGCCCTTGAAGCGGACACGCTTGTACTTTCCGCAGGCGCACTCCCAGTCGCGGGACGGGCCGAAGATCTGCTCTCCGAAGAGACCGTCCTTCTCCGGCTTCAGGGTGCGGTAGTTGATGGTTTCAGGCTTCTTGACCTCGCCGTAGGACCAGGCGCGGATGTGGTCCGCGGTGGCCAGGCCGATGCGAAGCTCATCGAAAGTGTTTGACTCGAGCACAAATTCTCCTGTGTAGGAATTCTTCTGAAGAAATCGGGGAGGTGGGCCGCCGCCTGAACGTGCTGCTCAGGCGGCGACCTGGACCTTAGATCTCGTCGATCGAGGCGGCCTCGAAGCGGCTGGAGATGTTGATGCCGAGCTCCTCCGCAGCGCGGAAGGCCTCGTCGTCGGTGTCACGCAGGTTGACGAGCGTGCCGTCTGCCGAGAGGACCTCGACGTTCAGGCAGAGCGACTGCATCTCCTTCATGAGCACCTTGAAGGACTCGGGGATGCCGGGCTCCTGGATGTTCTCGCCCTTGACGATCGCCTCGTACACCTTGACGCGGCCGAGGATGTCGTCGGACTTGATCGTGAGGAGCTCCTGGAGCGCGTATGCGGCGCCGTAGGCCTCGAGGGCCCACACCTCCATCTCACCGAATCGCTGGCCACCGAACTGCGCCTTACCACCGAGCGGCTGCTGGGTGATCATCGAGTACGGACCGGTCGAACGCGCGTGGATCTTGT
This genomic interval from Microbacterium hydrocarbonoxydans contains the following:
- the rpoC gene encoding DNA-directed RNA polymerase subunit beta', producing MLESNTFDELRIGLATADHIRAWSYGEVKKPETINYRTLKPEKDGLFGEQIFGPSRDWECACGKYKRVRFKGIVCERCGVEVTKSSVRRERMGHIELAAPVTHIWYFKGVPSRLGYLLDMAPKDLEKVIYFAAYMVISVDEDARHRDLGTQENNIRLELKTLGDRRDAKIAERLARLEEELASLEAEGAKADAKKKVKDAAEKEMSLIRKGADEAIAKLERVWEDFRTLEVGALRPEDDVFHELQDRFGQYFEAYMGAESIQRRLAAFDLAAEAESLHLQISEGKGQRKIRAIKRLKVVNSFLETGMSPAAMVLDVVPVIPPELRPMVQLDGGRFATSDLNDLYRRVINRNNRLRRLIDLGAPEIIVNNEKRMLQEAVDALFDNGRRGRPVTGTGNRALKSLSDMLKGKQGRFRQNLLGKRVDYSGRSVIIVGPQLKLHQCGLPKQMALELFKPFVIKRLIDLGHSQNIKAAKRAVERTRPEVWDVLEEIIRERPVLLNRAPTLHRLGIQAFEPQLVEGKAIQLHPLVCAAFNADFDGDQMAVHLPLSVEAQAEARVLMLASNNILKPSDGRPVTLPSQDMIIGLHHLTTVKAGAAGEGRAFGSVGEAILAKDEGTLDLQAKVRIRIPGLTFLEGEAPEGYERHGLVDASLGQAIFNDTLPKGYPFVREQADKNKLSQIVNKLAEEYPKVETAASLDRIKDAGFYWATRSGVTVALSDILTPPNKAEIVAGYEKQAAKVQSQYEKGLTTDTERRQELIKIWTEATDEVQAAMRANFPEDNTINRMVSSGARGNWLQIRNIAGMRGLVNNPKGEIIPRPIISSYREGLSVAEYFIATHGTRKGLADTALRTADSGYLTRRLVDVSQDVIIREEDCGTSKGLELPIAAPNSQGELVRDANVENSVFARTLASDVVDSKGEVLAAAGDDVGDVLIDKLVGLGVETIKVRSVLTCDSAVGVCAQCYGRSLATGKTVDIGEAVGIIAAQSIGEPGTQLTMRTFHTGGSASADDITQGLPRVQELFEARTPKAASPIAEADGRITIDETDKAKKVILTPDNGDEEVVYPVLKRATLLVEDGQHVTVGQPLLVGTLDPKEVMRVMGAREVQRYLVGGVQGVYRSQGVPIHDKHIEVIVRQMLRKVTVVDHADTTLLPGEMVDLKRYQAINREAVAEGKRPASGRSELMGITKASLATESWLSAASFQETTRVLTEAAMQGKRDPLVGLKENVIIGKLIPAGTGLSKYRDVTVEATEEAKSERYPNRIFASDGAYADGDFGYVDFDAFSTDDITPGTYN